From Phycodurus eques isolate BA_2022a chromosome 13, UOR_Pequ_1.1, whole genome shotgun sequence, a single genomic window includes:
- the ptger4c gene encoding prostaglandin E receptor 4 (subtype EP4) c — MMINDSIASATNVSEPPLALSLAHSNHSAFPALSLESRSLVTSATMFAVGVLGNLIAIVVLCISKKEQKETTFYTLVCGMAITDLLGTCFTSPVVIATYVAGRWPGGALLCHFFSFSMLFFGSAGMSILCAMAVERYLAINHAYFYSQHIDRTMARFALLSVYLANTVLCVMPSFGFGQHVRHFPGTWCFLDWRATDPLGACYSFLYGGAMLLLIAVTVLCNLAVCRSLVGMNQRTGIVRAEAGEQGGTRRRFPRLQSVSSAAEIQMFWLLVFMTIVFLVCSIPLVVRIFVNQIYGPAYISAGGKPDYRSDLLAIRFASFNPILDPWVYILCRKNLLLKGCGRLKRAVTQVKETGGNHIGWVGGQDSPPSFKTNDTSYPSIRRNDVERRSAAGDAPSFTNFAMRHAWDYDTAPVNFHPFSVEASAVPGGTDEVGANVKQQQEDSVKASPGRPTSAHVRRGEMVTCTFSTPSSCQSLQCL; from the exons ATGATGATCAACGACAGCATAGCGTCGGCCACCAATGTTTCGGAGCCGCCTCTCGCGCTCTCGCTGGCCCACAGCAACCACAGCGCGTTCCCCGCGCTGAGCCTGGAATCCCGCTCACTGGTCACCTCGGCCACCATGTTCGCCGTGGGCGTCCTGGGGAACCTGATCGCCATCGTGGTGCTGTGCATCTCCAAGAAGGAGCAGAAGGAGACCACCTTCTACACGCTGGTGTGCGGCATGGCCATCACGGACCTCCTGGGGACGTGCTTCACCAGCCCGGTGGTGATCGCGACCTACGTGGCGGGCCGGTGGCCCGGCGGAGCTCTTCTGTGTcacttcttctccttctccatgCTCTTCTTCGGCTCGGCCGGCATGTCTATCCTGTGCGCCATGGCCGTGGAGAGATACCTGGCCATTAACCACGCCTACTTCTACTCGCAGCACATAGACAGGACCATGGCTCGCTTCGCCCTCCTCTCAGTCTACCTGGCCAACACGGTCCTGTGCGTCATGCCCAGTTTCGGCTTCGGCCAGCACGTGAGACACTTCCCAGGAACGTGGTGCTTCCTGGACTGGAGGGCGACGGACCCCCTGGGCGCCTGCTACTCGTTCCTGTACGGCGGGGCGATGCTGCTGCTCATCGCCGTCACGGTGCTGTGCAACCTGGCCGTGTGCAGGTCTCTGGTGGGAATGAACCAGAGGACCGGGATCGTTCGGGCCGAGGCGGGCGAGCAGGGCGGCACCAGGAGACGCTTCCCCCGGCTGCAGTCGGTGTCCTCGGCGGCGGAGATCCAAATGTTCTGGCTGCTCGTTTTCATGACCATCGTTTTCCTGGTGTGCTCCATCCCTCTGGTG GTGAGAATCTTCGTGAACCAGATTTACGGCCCTGCTTATATTTCCGCCGGAGGGAAGCCCGACTACCGCAGCGACCTGTTGGCAATTCGCTTCGCCTCCTTCAACCCCATTTTGGACCCGTGGGTGTACATCCTGTGCCGGAAGAACCTGCTCCTGAAGGGCTGCGGGAGGCTGAAGCGGGCGGTGACTCAGGTGAAAGAGACCGGCGGTAATCATATAGGCTGGGTCGGAGGTCAGGACTCCCCTCCGTCGTTCAAGACGAACGACACCAGCTACCCGTCGATacgcaggaatgacgtggagcGGCGATCGGCCGCCGGGGACGCGCCGTCCTTCACCAACTTCGCCATGAGACACGCATGGGACTACGACACAGCTCCGGTCAACTTCCACCCCTTCAGCGTGGAAGCGAGCGCGGTGCCCGGAGGCACGGACGAAGTAGGGGCTAATGtgaagcagcagcaggaggattCAGTGAAGGCCTCACCGGGGCGCCCCACTTCTGCGCATGTCAGGAGAGGAGAGATGGTCACGTGCACGTTCAGCACCCCGAGTTCCTGTCAATCACTTCAATGCCTCtaa